One region of Cellvibrio zantedeschiae genomic DNA includes:
- a CDS encoding type II secretion system F family protein — translation MQFSYKALDANQALIAGNIDAGDEREALRLIREKNLQVVEIAPQLEDKSGLRKKLSQAEITVSLFEMTTMLDSGVAIADALQSLQDSDAHPKLLRFYRTASERLQQGANLGSALTSNEVKLPPYFIQLIAAGEASGQLANAMRRGVEQMEYDLSVANDLRNALIYPSVLVLTGIAAVGLIFVFVVPKFANLLDGKNELPLLAHAVLSTGMWLNQYFLFVLVLLAGLVTFAGVQLSKPEVRQALLDKAAGFPIFGRWLGESDIARWSSVMGAMLASRVELVKAMDLARASVKNSRRSKALNAALSAVQAGGHLSKALQDNQILNATAYNLVRAGEKTGRLSEMLFAVAKIYENSSKNRMKRFLLLIEPLAIVLIGVAVGVIMMGLIQAITSVNDIAI, via the coding sequence ATGCAATTTTCCTACAAAGCACTCGACGCAAACCAAGCCCTGATCGCCGGCAACATAGATGCTGGCGATGAGCGCGAGGCTTTGCGTTTGATTCGCGAGAAAAACCTGCAAGTCGTGGAAATTGCTCCTCAGTTGGAAGACAAAAGCGGCTTGCGCAAGAAGCTGAGCCAGGCGGAAATCACTGTTTCCCTATTTGAAATGACTACCATGCTGGATTCCGGCGTAGCCATCGCCGATGCCCTACAATCCCTGCAAGATTCCGATGCCCATCCCAAGCTCCTGCGCTTCTACCGCACCGCCTCCGAGCGTTTGCAACAGGGCGCTAATTTAGGCTCTGCGCTGACCAGCAACGAAGTAAAATTGCCACCTTATTTCATCCAATTGATCGCCGCCGGTGAAGCCTCCGGCCAACTCGCCAACGCCATGCGCCGCGGTGTCGAGCAGATGGAATACGATCTTTCGGTTGCGAATGATTTGCGCAACGCATTGATTTATCCAAGCGTATTAGTTTTAACCGGAATCGCCGCCGTAGGCTTGATTTTCGTCTTCGTGGTGCCCAAATTTGCGAATTTATTGGATGGTAAAAACGAGTTGCCTTTGCTCGCACACGCGGTTTTGTCGACGGGCATGTGGCTTAACCAATATTTCTTATTTGTGCTGGTGTTATTGGCGGGTCTCGTAACTTTTGCAGGTGTGCAGCTGTCCAAGCCCGAAGTGCGTCAGGCATTGTTGGATAAGGCTGCAGGCTTCCCTATTTTTGGCCGCTGGCTGGGTGAGTCTGATATCGCACGTTGGTCATCGGTAATGGGAGCCATGCTCGCGAGCCGGGTGGAATTGGTTAAGGCGATGGATTTAGCACGTGCGAGTGTAAAAAACTCGCGTCGCAGTAAAGCCCTAAACGCGGCTTTATCTGCTGTGCAAGCCGGTGGGCATTTATCCAAAGCCTTGCAAGACAACCAAATTCTCAACGCAACTGCTTATAACCTTGTGCGCGCAGGTGAAAAAACCGGGCGTCTTTCGGAGATGTTGTTTGCGGTTGCCAAGATTTATGAAAACAGCAGCAAAAACCGTATGAAACGCTTTTTGTTGTTGATCGAACCTCTCGCCATTGTGCTAATCGGCGTGGCCGTGGGCGTGATTATGATGGGGCTAATTCAGGCCATCACCAGTGTGAATGACATTGCTATTTAA
- a CDS encoding GspE/PulE family protein codes for MNKRIGELLIERGLIQQDDIKKALQLQQSIGGRVGAGLVRMGAISEDALLDALSIQLNIPVVRSGSDIPDATGLYAFAKSAPIDINWCIDNRVLIWADDEGQLNFISRDPLLPFIHEVLRYHYPDSPLKPWLITSSSLDNLVDYVRREVSAERFFAEGSETKGLREMAEEAPVVELVNNIFAKAVAFNASDIHLDPQEDVFRVRLRVDGILQTQLEQPIDRYPAVASRVKLISEIDIAERRLPQDGRITTRVNGREMDVRVSTLPGVHGESIVMRLLPKDRKELSLETLGLEPDHIELVRSLMQESNGIVLVTGPTGSGKSTTLYAALQEATDGTRKILTVEDPVEYQLPGITQVQAHSEIGYTFARALRAFLRQDPDVIMVGEIRDVETAQIAIQSALTGHLVLSTLHTNDSLSAFTRLIDMGVEPFLVAAPIKAVQAQRLVRKICKHCAKPSHVPESIAAEFSSLKTTITPNWVEAVGCAACNNTGYSGRMGIYEIVPISGELHDMIVENVPVAEMRKLARSQGHRNMYQDGLIKAAKGLTTVEEVLRTTSMDIE; via the coding sequence GTGAATAAACGGATTGGTGAATTGCTCATAGAGCGCGGCCTGATCCAGCAAGACGACATAAAAAAAGCCCTGCAATTACAGCAGTCTATCGGTGGCCGGGTCGGTGCCGGATTAGTGCGTATGGGTGCAATTTCTGAAGATGCCTTGCTTGATGCCCTTTCCATACAGCTCAATATTCCCGTTGTTCGGTCCGGTTCGGATATTCCCGATGCGACCGGCCTTTACGCCTTTGCTAAATCTGCTCCTATCGACATCAACTGGTGCATCGACAACCGTGTGCTCATTTGGGCCGATGACGAAGGTCAATTGAATTTTATCAGCCGCGATCCGCTTCTGCCTTTTATCCATGAAGTCTTGCGCTACCACTACCCGGATTCACCCTTAAAGCCCTGGCTCATCACCAGTTCCAGTCTCGATAATCTTGTGGATTACGTGCGCCGCGAAGTGAGCGCCGAGCGTTTTTTTGCAGAAGGCAGTGAAACCAAAGGCCTACGCGAAATGGCTGAGGAAGCGCCGGTCGTCGAACTGGTCAATAACATCTTCGCCAAAGCTGTTGCTTTTAATGCATCGGATATTCACCTCGACCCGCAGGAAGATGTATTCCGCGTGCGCCTGCGTGTGGATGGTATTTTACAAACCCAGCTTGAGCAGCCTATTGACCGCTACCCGGCGGTGGCCTCACGCGTAAAACTTATTTCTGAAATCGATATTGCCGAGCGTCGTTTGCCGCAAGATGGCCGTATCACCACGCGCGTAAATGGCCGCGAGATGGATGTGCGTGTGTCTACATTGCCTGGTGTTCATGGCGAATCCATTGTAATGCGTCTGCTACCGAAAGATCGCAAAGAATTATCGCTGGAAACCCTTGGGCTTGAGCCAGACCATATCGAACTGGTGCGTTCGCTCATGCAGGAGTCCAACGGGATTGTGCTGGTAACCGGACCGACAGGTTCTGGTAAATCCACAACCTTATATGCCGCTTTGCAGGAAGCGACTGACGGCACGCGCAAAATTCTCACGGTGGAAGATCCGGTTGAATATCAATTGCCCGGCATCACCCAAGTACAAGCGCATTCTGAAATTGGCTACACCTTCGCCCGTGCATTACGTGCCTTCTTGCGGCAAGACCCGGATGTGATCATGGTGGGCGAGATCCGCGATGTGGAAACCGCGCAAATTGCGATTCAATCAGCACTGACAGGCCACTTGGTACTATCAACCCTGCACACCAACGATTCACTCTCAGCATTTACCCGTTTGATTGATATGGGCGTTGAACCTTTCCTCGTCGCCGCGCCCATCAAAGCCGTGCAGGCTCAGCGTTTGGTGCGCAAAATCTGTAAGCATTGCGCCAAGCCAAGTCATGTCCCTGAGTCCATCGCCGCCGAATTTTCTAGTCTGAAAACCACCATTACCCCCAACTGGGTTGAAGCGGTTGGCTGCGCCGCTTGTAACAATACCGGCTATTCAGGGCGTATGGGTATTTATGAGATTGTGCCTATATCTGGCGAGTTGCATGACATGATTGTAGAAAACGTTCCCGTGGCCGAAATGCGCAAGCTCGCGCGCAGCCAGGGTCATCGCAATATGTATCAGGATGGACTTATTAAGGCCGCCAAAGGTCTTACGACCGTTGAAGAAGTCCTGCGCACTACCAGCATGGACATTGAATAG
- the gspG gene encoding type II secretion system major pseudopilin GspG: protein MFVKKSQRGFTMIELLVVLVILGLMAGFIGPRVLGKGETAKVGTTKTQLKALKSALQTYKLDVGEYPSTQEGLQALNSSPESSKAKQNWQGPYLDGKVPQDGWGNPFQYRREAHGQEDITLISLGADGKPGGEGLDADLTLGD, encoded by the coding sequence ATGTTTGTTAAAAAATCTCAACGCGGCTTCACCATGATTGAGCTTTTGGTAGTGCTAGTAATTCTAGGGTTGATGGCGGGTTTTATCGGGCCAAGAGTACTCGGCAAGGGTGAAACGGCCAAAGTGGGAACCACCAAAACCCAGCTTAAAGCCCTCAAATCGGCCTTGCAAACGTACAAGCTGGATGTGGGCGAATACCCAAGCACGCAAGAAGGTTTACAAGCGCTCAATAGCAGCCCGGAATCTTCCAAAGCTAAACAAAATTGGCAGGGGCCTTATCTGGACGGAAAAGTCCCACAAGACGGTTGGGGTAATCCATTCCAATATCGCCGTGAAGCTCACGGTCAGGAAGATATAACCCTGATCTCCCTGGGTGCTGACGGAAAGCCGGGCGGTGAAGGTCTGGATGCTGACCTGACCTTAGGCGATTAA
- a CDS encoding type II secretion system protein GspD produces the protein MSTHSIKKSIHASSPRFWAVIPLVLAIAGCNSLQSSDAEKKAQAAKVSPIAELKPLREPKAQLDIPTFTPENINMQTQYKPGPGVNITSTVADSQVRELSPNLTGQPLSANYHDMPLPVFINEVFGNQLGLSFSLDPQIQKQTDLVSLRVNDPIPPSELFRIAARTLSAYGVAISQQDNVYSFTVDKNVSGGETPLLISGRTLPDVPESHRPVFMFVQLKTVGNNKVASWVSSALQGKDIKVTEDAIRNAVMISGKPDVVRQALAIIDVLDQPFMRGKYSTSIEPAFTKASDLSRNLKDVLSAEGYDASLKSAPGSIIIIPLDGTNQLVVFAGSQAILDHVRDWVKTLDRRQQMSIDQGIFSYEVRNTEAGHIVELLNGIESGASPSSSSASMSRNATPQGSAVSDAVTTNSTSNRPSAGSISGGNFAVDTNRNTIVYKGSGQAWADLLPVIQSLDKSAPSVLIEMLIAEVSLNDSDSSGVELLTNGIVSNNGRVYDATVKTLGGLGIGKSGLTGTINSAGQTRAILNLFQQNKRAEIRSRPRLMVKSGQEATIDVGKEVPTRGSASTTGSSADFVVQNINNAKTGVRLAVKPVVHASGNIDIDIDQELSEATKTDTSSIDSPTIFNRKIKTIVTLRDGGSILLGGLISTNKSSTRSAVPKLGSIPLLGKLFRSDTGGTDRTELVVMIIPYVIETPTEGEAITKTIQDAFQKAE, from the coding sequence ATGTCGACTCACAGCATTAAAAAATCGATCCACGCAAGCTCCCCGCGCTTTTGGGCGGTTATACCACTTGTGTTAGCCATCGCGGGTTGTAACTCTTTGCAGTCCAGTGATGCAGAAAAAAAAGCCCAGGCGGCAAAAGTCAGCCCCATTGCAGAGCTAAAGCCCCTGCGTGAACCCAAGGCGCAGTTGGATATACCCACCTTTACGCCTGAAAATATCAACATGCAAACCCAGTACAAACCTGGGCCGGGCGTGAATATCACCAGCACCGTGGCCGATTCACAGGTGAGAGAGTTGAGTCCCAACTTAACTGGCCAACCTCTCAGCGCTAATTATCACGATATGCCGCTGCCAGTGTTTATTAATGAAGTATTTGGCAATCAATTGGGTTTATCATTCAGTCTCGATCCGCAAATCCAGAAGCAAACAGATCTGGTGTCATTACGGGTTAACGATCCTATTCCACCGTCCGAACTCTTCCGCATAGCTGCACGTACCTTATCAGCCTACGGCGTAGCTATTTCACAGCAAGACAATGTTTATAGCTTTACGGTAGATAAAAACGTGAGCGGCGGTGAGACCCCCTTATTAATAAGCGGCCGTACACTCCCCGATGTTCCGGAATCCCATCGCCCAGTGTTCATGTTTGTGCAGTTGAAAACAGTGGGTAACAATAAAGTGGCTAGCTGGGTTTCTTCCGCATTACAGGGTAAGGACATAAAGGTTACGGAGGATGCGATACGAAATGCAGTGATGATCAGTGGTAAGCCAGATGTGGTAAGACAAGCTTTGGCGATTATTGACGTCCTAGATCAGCCTTTTATGCGCGGTAAATATTCAACTAGTATTGAGCCAGCGTTTACTAAAGCGTCTGACTTAAGTAGAAATCTGAAAGATGTTCTCAGTGCCGAAGGCTACGATGCTAGTTTAAAGTCAGCTCCAGGCTCAATAATCATTATACCGTTGGACGGTACCAATCAATTAGTTGTATTTGCAGGTTCTCAAGCAATACTCGATCATGTTCGTGATTGGGTAAAAACGCTAGATCGTCGCCAGCAGATGAGTATTGATCAAGGTATCTTTTCATACGAGGTTCGGAATACTGAAGCAGGCCACATCGTCGAGCTGCTCAATGGTATCGAAAGTGGTGCGTCGCCTAGCTCTTCGAGCGCTTCTATGTCAAGAAACGCTACACCCCAAGGCAGCGCTGTATCAGATGCTGTAACGACAAATTCAACGTCTAACCGCCCATCCGCCGGGAGTATTAGTGGTGGTAACTTTGCGGTTGATACCAATAGAAATACCATCGTATATAAAGGAAGTGGTCAGGCGTGGGCAGATTTGTTACCCGTTATTCAGTCTCTGGATAAGTCGGCACCATCGGTATTAATAGAAATGCTTATCGCAGAGGTATCGCTTAATGACAGTGATAGCAGCGGCGTAGAGCTCCTTACCAACGGTATAGTGAGTAATAACGGTCGCGTTTATGATGCTACTGTAAAAACCTTAGGTGGCTTGGGCATAGGCAAATCAGGTCTTACGGGCACTATTAATAGCGCAGGCCAAACCCGCGCAATACTTAATCTTTTCCAACAAAACAAGCGTGCCGAAATTCGTTCACGTCCGCGCTTAATGGTCAAAAGCGGCCAAGAAGCGACAATTGATGTCGGTAAGGAGGTTCCTACTCGTGGCTCCGCATCAACAACCGGTAGCTCAGCAGATTTTGTGGTGCAAAACATTAATAATGCCAAAACCGGCGTTCGTTTAGCTGTTAAACCGGTGGTGCATGCGTCGGGCAATATAGATATCGATATTGATCAAGAGCTTAGTGAAGCAACAAAAACCGATACGAGTAGCATTGACTCGCCCACTATTTTCAATCGTAAAATTAAAACCATCGTTACCCTGCGGGACGGTGGATCAATATTGTTGGGAGGACTTATTTCTACCAACAAGTCTTCTACTAGATCAGCAGTCCCTAAATTGGGTTCAATTCCGCTTTTAGGTAAATTGTTCCGGAGTGATACCGGCGGTACTGATCGCACGGAGCTTGTGGTAATGATTATTCCTTATGTAATAGAAACTCCCACAGAAGGTGAAGCCATCACTAAAACCATTCAGGATGCCTTCCAAAAGGCAGAGTAG
- a CDS encoding exodeoxyribonuclease VII small subunit, whose protein sequence is MAAKKKAADFEQSLNALEALVNKMEQGDLSLEESLQAFSTGIQLTRECQTRLAEAEQQVSLLLEQQGEIVLTEFDASDDE, encoded by the coding sequence ATGGCCGCCAAAAAGAAAGCCGCCGACTTTGAACAGTCGCTCAATGCCCTTGAAGCCCTCGTTAATAAAATGGAACAAGGCGATTTATCGCTGGAAGAATCTCTGCAAGCCTTCTCGACAGGCATTCAATTAACGCGCGAATGCCAAACACGTTTGGCGGAAGCCGAGCAGCAAGTGAGCTTGCTGCTGGAACAACAGGGCGAGATAGTCTTAACCGAGTTTGATGCGAGCGACGATGAATGA
- a CDS encoding prepilin-type N-terminal cleavage/methylation domain-containing protein: MNQRNGFTLVEVLVVLILLGLTSALVLPKFPAIYERFKSRSEQDAFFQSLGTLPLKAYTTQKNIVLDQANALQLIELPSGWTLRIPKPIIYKANGVCLGGELTYTAKGIHTRIKLAPPYCEAVRL; encoded by the coding sequence ATGAACCAGCGCAATGGCTTCACATTGGTTGAAGTGCTTGTTGTTCTCATCCTCTTAGGACTGACGAGCGCGCTGGTTCTGCCCAAATTTCCCGCCATTTACGAACGCTTTAAAAGCCGCTCAGAGCAAGATGCTTTTTTCCAAAGTTTGGGTACGCTTCCGCTCAAGGCTTACACGACGCAGAAAAATATTGTGCTCGACCAGGCTAATGCGCTTCAACTGATCGAACTGCCTTCAGGTTGGACTCTGCGTATTCCAAAGCCCATCATCTATAAAGCCAACGGCGTATGCCTTGGCGGTGAACTGACCTATACCGCCAAGGGCATACATACCCGCATCAAACTCGCTCCACCCTACTGCGAAGCGGTCAGGTTATGA
- a CDS encoding PulJ/GspJ family protein, whose protein sequence is MSSSYLHIHKSRGFTLLEAMVALVIFSMVAIGIYSWVNTNLITLNRLAEVAATEQVLNSSVERLKLVDMSKETSGRFNVNGYWVEWSAELLEPWKNGTTAAGAIGLYDLGLFNVKLSFSKDDRIVGGYEYRHAAYKQVREFKLEGD, encoded by the coding sequence ATGAGTTCTTCGTATTTGCACATTCATAAATCACGCGGATTCACCTTGCTTGAGGCTATGGTCGCGCTGGTGATTTTTTCCATGGTTGCTATCGGCATATACAGCTGGGTCAACACCAACCTTATTACCCTCAACCGCCTCGCTGAAGTTGCCGCTACCGAGCAAGTACTTAACTCATCTGTTGAGCGTTTGAAGCTTGTGGACATGAGCAAAGAAACCAGCGGCCGTTTTAACGTAAATGGCTATTGGGTTGAGTGGAGTGCAGAGCTGTTGGAGCCTTGGAAAAATGGCACAACTGCAGCCGGCGCGATTGGCCTTTATGACCTCGGGCTGTTTAATGTAAAACTCTCATTTTCTAAAGATGATCGCATCGTGGGCGGCTACGAATACCGCCACGCGGCTTATAAACAAGTTCGCGAATTTAAGCTGGAAGGTGATTAA
- a CDS encoding type II secretion system protein GspK has protein sequence MVAKFAKQQQGFILAAVLWVLAIMLVAVGIFHAYVQRKLAIGLEAKAHIQERLDAHSTEQTLLYLLATSRFTLAGATFTPLRPEQLIDESFSYTSAVGDEMWMDGTVYQGLGTAKFSVQDNGGLIPVSPPDLLVLSNFLDHFETDAGKKARLLSALRDYVDADDLISLSGAETQDYTAKKMLPPTNDFLRTAPEIKRVMGWQEWMEAHPEFDAQNWLSVGRFGILNLNTMPKDLLMKYLGLSEQLSDQLIVERKTNPFRSGEDFILRTNLLLTLDEDRLRFLPGNEIRLKIWNKGGSQARLISLQLTPNGLLGPWQVDYEYSVQSVENNNEALAIRQSNLFNPALGDDRRGH, from the coding sequence ATGGTCGCTAAATTCGCCAAACAGCAACAGGGTTTTATTTTAGCGGCAGTGCTTTGGGTGCTGGCCATTATGCTTGTTGCTGTAGGGATTTTTCACGCCTACGTCCAGCGTAAACTCGCAATAGGTCTTGAAGCCAAGGCGCATATTCAGGAGCGCCTTGATGCACATTCCACCGAGCAAACCCTATTATATCTTCTCGCTACCTCACGTTTTACCCTTGCGGGCGCAACCTTCACGCCTTTACGTCCAGAGCAGTTGATTGACGAAAGTTTTTCCTACACATCCGCCGTGGGTGACGAAATGTGGATGGACGGCACTGTCTATCAAGGTTTAGGGACAGCGAAATTTAGTGTGCAGGATAACGGCGGTTTGATTCCCGTGAGCCCACCGGATCTTTTGGTCCTCTCCAACTTTTTAGATCATTTTGAAACCGATGCTGGTAAAAAAGCCCGTTTACTAAGTGCTCTGCGGGATTACGTGGATGCGGATGATCTAATCAGTCTTTCCGGCGCAGAGACGCAGGATTACACCGCAAAAAAAATGCTGCCGCCCACCAATGATTTTTTGCGTACCGCGCCCGAAATCAAACGGGTAATGGGCTGGCAAGAATGGATGGAAGCCCATCCCGAATTTGACGCGCAAAATTGGTTGAGCGTGGGGCGGTTCGGCATTCTGAATTTAAATACCATGCCTAAAGACTTGCTGATGAAATACCTCGGGCTGAGCGAGCAATTGAGTGACCAGCTTATCGTTGAGCGCAAAACCAATCCATTCCGCTCAGGGGAAGATTTTATTTTACGAACTAATTTGTTGCTGACATTGGACGAAGATCGTTTGCGCTTTTTGCCCGGTAACGAAATACGGCTGAAGATTTGGAATAAAGGGGGGTCACAAGCCCGGTTGATTAGCCTACAATTGACGCCCAACGGGCTGCTGGGGCCTTGGCAAGTGGATTATGAGTACAGTGTCCAATCTGTTGAAAACAATAACGAAGCTTTGGCCATTCGCCAATCAAACCTCTTCAATCCAGCCTTGGGTGATGACCGCCGAGGGCATTAA
- the ispA gene encoding (2E,6E)-farnesyl diphosphate synthase encodes MTQALPLKDLAFKDFARASHERVDSALAHYLPLDQDSTQLREAMRYSLFNGGKRVRPTLAYASALAVASNALNSQAELLDRIACALESLHSYSLVHDDLPAMDDDDLRRGKPTCHIAFNEATAILAGDALQTFAFELLSEAENIDAKIQIGLIRQLANASGVQGMVLGQAIDLAAVDKTINLAQLENMHRHKTGALIRASVSMGATALGASDAQLKALDTYAAAIGLAFQVQDDILDVTADTETLGKQQGADIARNKPTYVALLGLDGARKKAQELHQQALAALEGFGESADYLRALSAYIIERGN; translated from the coding sequence ATGACGCAAGCACTGCCGCTCAAAGATTTGGCCTTTAAAGATTTTGCCCGCGCGAGCCACGAGCGCGTAGACAGTGCACTTGCTCACTATTTGCCACTTGACCAGGATTCCACGCAACTGCGCGAAGCCATGCGTTACAGTTTGTTCAATGGCGGCAAACGCGTACGCCCTACCCTCGCTTACGCCAGTGCGCTCGCTGTTGCGAGTAATGCATTAAATTCGCAAGCGGAGCTGTTAGACCGTATTGCCTGCGCACTTGAAAGCTTACACTCCTACAGCTTGGTTCACGACGACTTGCCCGCAATGGACGACGATGATTTACGCCGCGGCAAGCCGACTTGTCATATCGCTTTTAACGAAGCCACCGCGATTCTGGCAGGCGATGCACTGCAAACTTTTGCGTTTGAATTATTGAGTGAAGCTGAAAATATTGATGCGAAAATCCAGATTGGTTTAATTCGCCAATTAGCCAATGCATCTGGCGTACAAGGTATGGTGTTAGGCCAAGCAATTGATTTGGCCGCCGTGGATAAAACCATAAACCTTGCGCAATTGGAGAATATGCATCGCCATAAAACCGGGGCATTGATTCGCGCAAGCGTGAGCATGGGCGCAACCGCTTTAGGCGCGAGCGATGCGCAATTAAAAGCATTGGATACCTACGCCGCTGCTATTGGTCTCGCCTTTCAGGTGCAAGACGATATTCTCGATGTTACTGCCGATACAGAAACCCTGGGCAAACAACAAGGTGCGGATATTGCGCGCAATAAGCCTACCTATGTTGCACTTTTGGGGCTGGATGGCGCGCGCAAAAAAGCGCAAGAATTGCATCAACAGGCGCTTGCTGCGCTCGAAGGTTTTGGTGAAAGTGCAGATTATTTGCGTGCGCTTTCTGCGTATATTATTGAGCGTGGGAATTAA
- a CDS encoding type II secretion system protein produces the protein MNPKIRFSRAQRAFTLVEMLVVMVIVGLLITVIMQGFGFSMGMYQRVVRVQKNAYSEVLAYNWLRSTLGSQVAMRPKDRGLEGGVSSLSTFTYEPLVEQSGLKTRVEWQLVQSGDAVSLEYREGNNTFAVYRWPESTGQFEYQDEKGQWINRWPAEKSDLPPLPESVRILINSGKEARNYVVKVATRKRSEVTMDEALYGR, from the coding sequence ATGAACCCAAAAATCCGGTTTTCCCGCGCTCAACGCGCCTTCACACTGGTAGAAATGCTGGTGGTAATGGTGATTGTTGGCTTGCTCATTACGGTGATTATGCAAGGTTTTGGATTCAGCATGGGCATGTACCAGCGCGTGGTGCGCGTGCAAAAAAATGCCTACAGCGAAGTGCTCGCCTACAACTGGTTGCGTTCTACGTTGGGTTCACAAGTTGCCATGCGCCCAAAAGATCGTGGTCTTGAAGGTGGCGTGAGCAGCCTTTCCACATTCACTTACGAACCCTTGGTTGAACAAAGCGGTTTAAAAACTCGAGTGGAGTGGCAGTTGGTGCAGTCGGGGGACGCTGTCAGCCTCGAATATCGCGAAGGCAATAACACCTTTGCTGTTTACCGCTGGCCGGAATCCACAGGGCAATTTGAATATCAGGACGAAAAAGGCCAGTGGATAAATCGTTGGCCAGCAGAAAAATCCGATTTGCCACCGTTGCCAGAGTCAGTGCGCATCTTGATTAATTCCGGCAAAGAAGCCCGCAATTACGTGGTAAAGGTCGCTACACGTAAACGCTCGGAAGTTACTATGGATGAGGCGCTCTATGGTCGCTAA
- a CDS encoding 16S rRNA (uracil(1498)-N(3))-methyltransferase has protein sequence MRIPRIFTHQALVSNSTLSLAEPQSHYLSKVLRMQAGRELILFNGEGGEYAAEISAVHKKHVDVHIKEFSAENRQSHLQLELAIGVSRGERMDWVLQKATELGATKIIPLITERTEVKLTGERADKKMEHWQQIIISACEQCQRNLLPELSEPANYSDWVTQCNSELKFVLHHRDSKGLPKEKTTQSVALLIGPEGGLDEHEIAQAVASGFSPLTLGPRVLRTETAPVAAISLVQYLWGDF, from the coding sequence ATGCGCATTCCAAGAATTTTCACCCACCAAGCACTCGTTTCAAACAGCACACTCTCGCTGGCAGAACCGCAATCCCATTACCTCAGCAAAGTCTTGCGCATGCAAGCCGGGCGCGAGTTGATTTTGTTTAATGGCGAAGGCGGCGAATATGCGGCAGAAATTTCCGCTGTGCACAAAAAACATGTTGATGTACACATAAAAGAATTTAGCGCGGAAAATCGTCAATCACATTTGCAATTAGAATTGGCGATTGGTGTTTCACGCGGCGAACGTATGGATTGGGTGCTGCAAAAAGCAACTGAACTTGGTGCAACCAAAATCATTCCGCTAATCACTGAGCGCACCGAAGTAAAATTAACTGGCGAGCGCGCCGATAAAAAAATGGAGCACTGGCAGCAAATTATTATTAGCGCTTGTGAGCAATGCCAGCGCAATTTACTTCCGGAATTATCAGAACCCGCGAATTATTCGGATTGGGTTACTCAGTGCAACTCGGAATTAAAATTTGTATTGCATCACCGCGATAGCAAAGGTTTACCGAAAGAAAAAACCACGCAAAGTGTCGCACTGTTGATTGGACCGGAAGGTGGTTTGGATGAGCATGAAATTGCGCAAGCCGTTGCATCAGGCTTCTCGCCGCTCACACTTGGCCCAAGAGTATTGCGCACAGAAACGGCACCCGTTGCAGCGATTAGCCTGGTGCAATATCTATGGGGAGATTTTTAA